The following proteins are co-located in the Papaver somniferum cultivar HN1 unplaced genomic scaffold, ASM357369v1 unplaced-scaffold_128, whole genome shotgun sequence genome:
- the LOC113331982 gene encoding replication protein A 70 kDa DNA-binding subunit C-like isoform X2, whose amino-acid sequence MASQVTCNIHKVGPLATQDTLKSLPSLDEGKTSIVTVRVTRKWEELDFMSTNDVTSIDMVIVDEQGEELHAVIPKNLIWKFDKLIREGCLYSMQKLHLTTAKPKFCPAHNEKRAFFRSTTSVSALDAYSVSIIPQKNLQNIHLTDVVGFLKTVTNIQVLQRSGGKLRRMREITIENLRGTTMKIALWGSAANQVGNDPIDCDSVPRPVVVAVCSTFVKNYQGRITLSLTNATKVYTDADITEAVEMRERCPYARPPRHIVIPTKQGKLPIHFNSDNRKTISQLLSVKWDPSCQAANVLICNATATHVLIEIGWHYLACHRCSKKVMGDDGDLWCTKCEAKVEMPIAR is encoded by the exons ATGGCGTCACAGGTTACTTGCAATATTCATAAGGTTGGACCCTTAGCCACACAGGACACACTCAAGAGCTTACCATCgcttgacgaaggaaaaacaaGCATCGTTACCGTCCGTGTTACCCGGAAATGGGAAGAGTTGGACTTTATGTCGACCAACGACGTTACCAGCATTGATATGGTTATTGTTGACGAGCAG GGGGAAGAATTACACGCTGTCATACCCAAAAATCTTATTTGGAAGTTTGATAAGTTGATTCGGGAGGGGTGTCTGTACTCTATGCAGAAACTACACTTGACCACTGCTAAACCCAAGTTCTGTCCTGCGCACAATGAGAAGCGGGCCTTCTTCCGGAGCACCACCTCCGTTTCTGCTTTGGATGCGTATTCCGTGTCCATTATTCCCCAGAAAAACCTCCAGAACATACATCTTACAG ATGTGGTTGGGTTCTTAAAAACTGTCACGAACATCCAGGTGCTTCAAAGGTCCGGTGGGAAATTAAGACGAATGCGCGAGATCACAATTGAAAATCTCAG GGGCACAACTATGAAAATTGCTCTATGGGGTTCTGCCGCCAACCAAGTAGGGAATGACCCAATTGATTGCGACTCCGTCCCCCGTCCTGTGGTTGTTGCTGTTTGCTCCACTTTTGTTAAGAACTACCAAG GGAGAATCACCCTATCTTTAACAAATGCCACCAAAGTCTACACTGATGCAGACATAACTGAAGCCGTGGAAATGCGAGAAAG GTGCCCCTATGCTAGGCCGCCCCGCCATATTGTGATACCGACTAAGCAGGGCAAATTACCCATACATTTCAATTCTGACAACAGGAAAACAATATCGCAGCTGCTATCCGTCAAATGGGATCCTTCCTGCCAG GCCGCCAATGTTCTCATATGTAACGCCACCGCTACCCATGTGCTGATTGAAATTGGTTGGCACTATCTTGCCTGCCATAGGTGTAGCAAGAAGGTTATGGGTGACGATGGAGACCTTTGGTGCACTAAATGTGAAGCCAAAGTTGAAATGCCCATTGCAAGGTAA
- the LOC113331982 gene encoding replication protein A 70 kDa DNA-binding subunit C-like isoform X1 translates to MASQVTCNIHKVGPLATQDTLKSLPSLDEGKTSIVTVRVTRKWEELDFMSTNDVTSIDMVIVDEQGEELHAVIPKNLIWKFDKLIREGCLYSMQKLHLTTAKPKFCPAHNEKRAFFRSTTSVSALDAYSVSIIPQKNLQNIHLTDVVGFLKTVTNIQVLQRSGGKLRRMREITIENLRGTTMKIALWGSAANQVGNDPIDCDSVPRPVVVAVCSTFVKNYQANSGRITLSLTNATKVYTDADITEAVEMRERCPYARPPRHIVIPTKQGKLPIHFNSDNRKTISQLLSVKWDPSCQAANVLICNATATHVLIEIGWHYLACHRCSKKVMGDDGDLWCTKCEAKVEMPIAR, encoded by the exons ATGGCGTCACAGGTTACTTGCAATATTCATAAGGTTGGACCCTTAGCCACACAGGACACACTCAAGAGCTTACCATCgcttgacgaaggaaaaacaaGCATCGTTACCGTCCGTGTTACCCGGAAATGGGAAGAGTTGGACTTTATGTCGACCAACGACGTTACCAGCATTGATATGGTTATTGTTGACGAGCAG GGGGAAGAATTACACGCTGTCATACCCAAAAATCTTATTTGGAAGTTTGATAAGTTGATTCGGGAGGGGTGTCTGTACTCTATGCAGAAACTACACTTGACCACTGCTAAACCCAAGTTCTGTCCTGCGCACAATGAGAAGCGGGCCTTCTTCCGGAGCACCACCTCCGTTTCTGCTTTGGATGCGTATTCCGTGTCCATTATTCCCCAGAAAAACCTCCAGAACATACATCTTACAG ATGTGGTTGGGTTCTTAAAAACTGTCACGAACATCCAGGTGCTTCAAAGGTCCGGTGGGAAATTAAGACGAATGCGCGAGATCACAATTGAAAATCTCAG GGGCACAACTATGAAAATTGCTCTATGGGGTTCTGCCGCCAACCAAGTAGGGAATGACCCAATTGATTGCGACTCCGTCCCCCGTCCTGTGGTTGTTGCTGTTTGCTCCACTTTTGTTAAGAACTACCAAG CTAATTCAGGGAGAATCACCCTATCTTTAACAAATGCCACCAAAGTCTACACTGATGCAGACATAACTGAAGCCGTGGAAATGCGAGAAAG GTGCCCCTATGCTAGGCCGCCCCGCCATATTGTGATACCGACTAAGCAGGGCAAATTACCCATACATTTCAATTCTGACAACAGGAAAACAATATCGCAGCTGCTATCCGTCAAATGGGATCCTTCCTGCCAG GCCGCCAATGTTCTCATATGTAACGCCACCGCTACCCATGTGCTGATTGAAATTGGTTGGCACTATCTTGCCTGCCATAGGTGTAGCAAGAAGGTTATGGGTGACGATGGAGACCTTTGGTGCACTAAATGTGAAGCCAAAGTTGAAATGCCCATTGCAAGGTAA